From Phragmites australis chromosome 5, lpPhrAust1.1, whole genome shotgun sequence, a single genomic window includes:
- the LOC133919432 gene encoding probable WRKY transcription factor 57 has translation MQAYMEGGQLGTCLPSFPVPDHYVFPLPLPLQLPSQPKLLQMPFDQVEAGNHGVMIASDHCGLYPLPALPFGCSGVSTAVCSGKPTAGLMPSIGAEEVCTSVTKGCNESIICNGSSTWWKGSATMAAVVERGKMKVRRKMREPRFCFQTRSDVDVLDDGYKWRKYGQKVVKNSVHPRSYFRCTHSNCRVKKRVERLSTDCRMVITTYEGRHTHSPCSDDASSGDHIDCFSSL, from the exons ATGCAGGCATATATGGAGGGAGGACAGTTGGGGACTTGCCTTCCTAGCTTCCCTGTGCCGGATCACTACGTcttccctcttcctctcccacTTCAACTACCGAGCCAACCAAAGCTTCTCCAGATGCCATTTGATCAGGTGGAAGCCGGGAACCATGGGGTGATGATCGCCTCCGACCACTGCGGGCTATACCCGCTGCCGGCACTGCCGTTCGGCTGTTCCGGTGTCTCCACGGCCGTCTGCAGCGGGAAGCCAACGGCCGGTTTGATGCCCAGTATTGGCGCTGAGGAG GTGTGCACCTCGGTGACCAAAGGTTGCAATGAGAGTATTATTTGTAATGGCTCTAGCACATG GTGGAAGGGCTCGGCTACGATGGCGGCGGTAGTGGAGAGAGGGAAGATGAAGGTGAGAAGGAAGATGAGGGAGCCGAGGTTCTGCTTCCAGACCAGGAGCGACGTGGATGTGCTGGATGATGGCTACAAATGGAGGAAGTACGGGCAGAAGGTTGTGAAGAACAGCGTCCATCCGAG GAGCTACTTCCGGTGCACCCACAGCAACTGCCGCGTGAAGAAGCGGGTGGAGCGGCTGTCGACGGACTGCCGCATGGTGATCACCACGTACGAGGGCCGCCACACGCACTCGCCCTGCAGTGACGACGCCTCCTCCGGCGACCACATCGACTGCTTCAGCTCACTCTGA